The Methylophilus sp. TWE2 region TTAAACTGCGATTTAATCCATTTGGCACGATGAAAGATGTGTTCGATCTCGTCGCGGGTCAGGTCATTAAACTGCAAAAAGTGTTTGATACTCATCATATGTTGGGCGCCTGTTCGATCAAGCGCTTGCCTTTAAAAAATTCAATATCAGTGGCGTCAATCTGCTGACCAGCTCATCGGCCTCCTGTTTACTCATGACAAGCGGAGGCAATAGACGGATCACTTTCTCAGAAGTCACGTTAATCAGCAGCTTCGCAGCCAGCGCCTGCTTGACCAGGTCAGCACAGGGTTTGTCCAGTTCAATGCCTATCATCATGCCCGCATTGCGGATATTGACGACGCCCGTTGCGCTTTTCAGTGACTCGGTAAACTGCTGGCGGATGTAATCGCCGACCGTTTGTGCATTTTCGCGCAGCTTTTCTTCGGCAATAATGTCCAGCGTCGCCAACCCGGCAGCGGTCGCCAACGGGTTACCGCCAAAGGTTGAGCCATGCTTGCCAGGCGTAAATGTTTCAGCCGCCACGCCACGGGCGACACAGGCGCCAATCGGTACACCTGAACCCAGGCCTTTCGCCAGCGTCATCACATCCGGCAAAATACCGGTATGCTGGAAAGCAAACCAGGTACCGGTTCTGGCAATGCCAGACTGCACTTCGTCCAGCATCAGCAACCAGCCGTTGGCATCGCAGATTTCACGCAGTCCTTGTATGTAGCCTTTGAGGCTGGCAGGAATATGGATACCCCCCTCACCTTGCACCGGCTCTACCAGGATAGCCACTACGTTGTTTTTGTGTGAGGCGATGGTTTTCACCGCTTCAAGGTCATCAAATGGCACTCGCAGGAAACCGCTCACCAGAGGCTCAAAGCCCGCCTGCACCTTGCGGTTGCCCGTGGCAGACAAGGTCGCCATGGTCCGGCCATGAAAACTTTGATCCATGACAATGATTTCAGGATGATCAATGCCTTTATTGTGGCCATATAACCGCGCCAGTTTGATCGCAGCTTCATTGGCCTCACAACCGGAGTTACAGAAAAACACGCGGTCCATGCCTGACAGCTCAGCCAGCTTGTCAGCCAGTGCTGCCTGCTCTGCAATTTGGTAGATATTTGACACATGAATCAACCTGGCAATTTGCGCATTCAATGCAGCCACAAACTTGGGATGAGCATGACCCAAGCCATTCACGGCCACGCCAGACAGCGCATCCAGATAGCGATCACCGGCAGTGTCCGTCAACCAGACACCCTCACCTTTGACAAAAGTCACCGGCTGCCTGCCATAGGTGTTCATTAAGTGTTCCGAATGCATTTCAAACCCTTTTTCAAAAAACAAAAACGGCGGCTTAAGCCGCCGTAAACGTCTTAAACCCGCTAAAAACCCAATACTGCGCGATGGCTCAATCCATTGGCCATGAAAAATAACATGGGCAGTGAGAGCACTAAATTAGTACGTGATGCCAGCATGGCCACACGTCGCGCTTTATTTTTTTCTGCATCATCCGCTGACACCATCCCAAGAATTTTTTTCTGGTTAGGCCAAATGAATACCCAGACATTCAACAACATGATAGTGCCTAGCCATGCGCCAACGCCAATCAGTTCAAAACCCTGACGTAAGGCGAAGGCATCGGTGAAGTGCGCCCCTAGCAAAGCCGCCCCTGCCAGCCAAGTCACAACGGCTGACCAGCGAAACCATAGCAACGCACGTGGCACGATATGCTTGTTAATTCCAGCGGCAGTTCCATCT contains the following coding sequences:
- a CDS encoding aspartate aminotransferase family protein, which codes for MHSEHLMNTYGRQPVTFVKGEGVWLTDTAGDRYLDALSGVAVNGLGHAHPKFVAALNAQIARLIHVSNIYQIAEQAALADKLAELSGMDRVFFCNSGCEANEAAIKLARLYGHNKGIDHPEIIVMDQSFHGRTMATLSATGNRKVQAGFEPLVSGFLRVPFDDLEAVKTIASHKNNVVAILVEPVQGEGGIHIPASLKGYIQGLREICDANGWLLMLDEVQSGIARTGTWFAFQHTGILPDVMTLAKGLGSGVPIGACVARGVAAETFTPGKHGSTFGGNPLATAAGLATLDIIAEEKLRENAQTVGDYIRQQFTESLKSATGVVNIRNAGMMIGIELDKPCADLVKQALAAKLLINVTSEKVIRLLPPLVMSKQEADELVSRLTPLILNFLKASA
- a CDS encoding urate hydroxylase PuuD, with translation MELLPALARWIHFLAGITWVGLLYYFNLVQMAGLKAAASDGTAAGINKHIVPRALLWFRWSAVVTWLAGAALLGAHFTDAFALRQGFELIGVGAWLGTIMLLNVWVFIWPNQKKILGMVSADDAEKNKARRVAMLASRTNLVLSLPMLFFMANGLSHRAVLGF